Proteins from a genomic interval of Drosophila melanogaster chromosome 2R:
- the CG43777 gene encoding uncharacterized protein, isoform A codes for MMWRLLLAVVLLLPLTSGYNYCNNKTHKCVLEKKKHFMCHLKDFTVYGNSTKFHASVPNNMRMQKIALDILNNLRNKFAGGELRTKGNKTFAKARRMRQLFWDKELAYMGNNHASTLSLKSSQCRSTLRFPHVGEAIALVTPREKLNLKEIYSKAFTPMFAEYQHVSDPDALLHAFDPDRDFQVRHFTNIISDRVSRVGCGVAVGANCNPSIKFCHFLTCYFDFHNMAGSYVYKAGDPTSSCDDWGVVSSDKYANLCKNSGEIFPHDHGDRVE; via the exons ATGATGTGGAGGCTTTTGTTAGCTGTGGTGCTCCTGCTACCACTGACTTCCGGCTACAACTACTGCAACAACAAGACGCACAAGTGTGTGCTGGAGAAGAAAAAGCACTTCATGTGCCATCTGAAGGACTTCACCGTCTACGGGAACTCGACCAAGTTCCATGCTTCCGTGCCGAACAACATGAGAATGCAGAAGATAGCACTGGACATACTCAACAATCTGCGGAACAAGTTTGCGGGCGGGGAACTGAGGACGAAGGGCAACAAGACGTTCGCGAAGGCCAGGCGGATGCGCCAGCTGTTCTGGGACAAGGAGCTAGCCTACATGGGCAACAACCATGCGTCCACCTTGTCCCTGAAGTCATCGCAGTGCCGTTCCACCCTGCGCTTCCCCCACGTCGGCGAGGCCATTGCCCTGGTGACGCCCAGGGAGAAGCTCAACCTGAAGGAGATATATTCGAAAGCGTTCACACCGATGTTCGCCGAGTACCAGCATGTATCGGATCCGGACGCTCTCCTCCATGCCTTCGACCCGGACAG GGACTTCCAGGTGCGACACTTCACCAACATCATAAGCGATCGCGTGTCGCGCGTGGGATGTGGTGTCGCCGTGGGCGCCAACTGCAATCCATCCATCAA GTTCTGCCACTTCCTGACCTGCTACTTCGACTTCCACAACATGGCTGGTTCGTATGTGTACAAGGCCGGGGATCCCACCTCCTCCTGCGACGACTGGGGCGTCGTTAGCTCCGATAAGTATGCGAATCTGTGCAAGAACAGCGGCGAGATTTTCCCCCAT GATCACGGCGATCGAGTCGAGTGA
- the CG43776 gene encoding uncharacterized protein, isoform A, producing MILSAVLPVILMISTMTYGYNYCNNRTHRCILLNTQHFMCRLDKIPSLGGTRYHAIVPDIPKLRTEILRIINNFRNQFASGAFRTSENRTFTQAKRMRQILWDSELAYMARSHASTVSFQHTKCRSTVRFPRVGECLAMMVPKYKHTVHEALKKMFKIMFDEHLHIQDPRGLLQGFHPIRDYVSSHFTIIVSDRVSRVGCGVAVGTNCRQGSSSNFCHFLTCYFDYDNVNGSYVYKAGKPASSCSDWGTTKSKEFANLCYNNGNLIPADQ from the exons ATGATTTTGAGTGCCGTGCTGCCTGTGATTCTGATGATTTCGACCATGACATACGGCTATAACTACTGCAACAACAGGACCCACAGATGCATCCTGCTGAATACCCAACACTTTATGTGCAGACTGGACAAGATTCCTTCGCTGGGCGGCACCCGGTACCATGCCATCGTGCCGGACATCCCAAAACTGCGAACCGAGATTCTGCGGATCATCAACAATTTTCGAAACCAATTTGCTAGCGGCGCATTCAGGACGAGTGAGAACAGGACCTTCACGCAAGCCAAGCGAATGCGCCAGATACTGTGGGACAGCGAGCTGGCGTACATGGCCCGCTCCCACGCCTCCACCGTGTCCTTCCAGCACACCAAGTGCCGCTCGACAGTGCGGTTCCCCAGGGTGGGCGAGTGCCTGGCCATGATGGTGCCCAAGTACAAGCACACCGTTCACGAAGCATTGAAAAAGATGTTCAAAATAATGTTCGACGAGCATCTGCACATTCAGGATCCGAGGGGTCTGCTCCAGGGCTTCCATCCCATCAG GGACTACGTTAGCTCCCACTTCACCATCATCGTCAGCGATCGGGTGTCTCGCGTGGGGTGTGGAGTGGCCGTCGGAACCAACTGCCGTCAAGGGTCCAGCTCTAA CTTCTGCCACTTCCTGACCTGCTACTTCGACTACGACAACGTGAACGGATCGTACGTCTATAAGGCAGGCAAGCCGGCCTCTTCCTGTAGCGACTGGGGCACCACCAAGTCCAAGGAGTTCGCGAATCTGTGCTATAACAATGGTAACCTCATCCCCGCT GATCAATAG
- the CG43775 gene encoding uncharacterized protein, protein MTSILLLAGLLLLLLPMVAGYNYCNNRTHVCDLAQRKHFMCRLGELKPYGGRAKYYASIPDTLKVRKDTLAVLNTFRDMLAGGELDTAENKTFPSAKRMRALQWDSELAYMARTHAATVSFMHSECRSTLRFPLAGEVLALSPPVGHRLSLTELLRMVFAHIFDEYKTVQDPQSFARRFDSKRDYSVGHFSIIVNDRVSRVGCGFAVGSNCEKDGKVGFCHFLTCHFDYTNVNGSYVYKTGKATTGCNDWKTIASIKYSNLCENTGEIFPLE, encoded by the exons ATGACCTCCATCCTGCTGCTCGCcgggttgctgctgctgctgctgcccatGGTGGCCGGCTACAACTACTGCAACAATCGGACCCATGTGTGCGACCTGGCCCAGAGAAAGCACTTTATGTGCCGGCTGGGGGAACTGAAGCCCTATGGAGGCCGGGCAAAGTACTACGCCAGCATACCGGACACGCTGAAGGTGCGAAAGGACACGCTTGCCGTACTGAACACCTTTCGTGACATGTTGGCCGGAGGGGAACTGGACACTGCCGAGAACAAGACGTTCCCGAGCGCCAAGCGGATGAGGGCGCTCCAATGGGACAGCGAGCTGGCCTACATGGCGCGCACCCACGCCGCCACCGTCTCCTTCATGCACTCCGAGTGCCGTTCTACCCTACGCTTCCCGCTGGCGGGCGAGGTCCTGGCCCTGTCGCCTCCCGTCGGGCACAGGCTCAGTCTGACGGAGCTGCTGCGCATGGTCTTTGCACATATTTTCGACGAATACAAGACGGTTCAGGATCCGCAGAGCTTTGCCCGTAGATTCGATTCCAAAAG GGACTACAGCGTGGGACACTTCTCCATCATCGTCAACGATCGAGTGTCTCGAGTGGGCTGTGGTTTCGCTGTGGGTTCCAACTGCGAGAAGGACGGCAAAGTCGG CTTCTGTCACTTCCTCACCTGTCACTTCGACTACACCAACGTGAACGGCTCCTATGTCTACAAGACTGGAAAAGCTACCACGGGCTGCAACGATTGGAAAACCATCGCCAGCATCAAGTACTCGAATCTGTGCGAAAACACGGGCGAGATCTTTCCCCTG GAGTAA
- the tamo gene encoding tamo, isoform B — MSDFVPHDLIPDLWDEILRRHWMFLETEESIEKLEERKQLEGCLKEFLCVVQHDRKFFLPETGHVLRRSVLELPDFSAQNAIVAFETISQYANNLFTKPWRKEYRTLKTYSGCFQHDIQSRLLDAEQLFLAMGYRRAAEDTFVLEGPICPDQVTNVSRDAMAAYVECQIMKHIYAGVTAAGYVCTWKDILQFRERYVGGTSTTIKEMVRQLSEKRVRMEQPPMQENTYSNVVSAAPTACGMRSNNVAHHPSSSGTCALHPNGLNEAGKYLPPYPAPPPQQPHLPGPLMTHSRSLDHYQEPQAHLPHRHSFDQQLQQQCQLPHVYEAPYDCLDGLSMGSSASYAAVTGAYNAPGNRYPLPYNISSQLNAPYASPADFYGNGQHTNMYATLGKTGPAHSCDLHRRQPNTSAAAAAALAAMQHRQSTYPPDHHLIDFDERAHLTQHDFGTHDYDPQYAELRGQVQPSMRGNPVAMYATYGGYDLPTTLPQAPPPTGQDMYIYARPVPKSSRMRALAEAGGINSTDKHPRSAEKQSTMDNNRKMHKELKERNSRTAPAKRSGTERDIPTTISDLNSYDSASLDGFVALDSSSSPPLMPKVQEGVGSFESWNYVFKNLERSGYTKDLGDREDLLVQSLDLGSLSITNGGAAPPAEKRREATNPTNGEKARTLDKKSGTGRREAKVVQAPAPSPLPNSSSAGVKKVKSALKTAVVDNRGTGSRQRTGAVPKQPPNVSPQLIVTSPNEWSCSFCTFLNPDTKRICEMCCRSKDFNLEAASAASSSAAAAAASAASVSHASSTCV; from the exons ATGTCGGATTTCGTGCCGCACGACCTCATCCCCGATCTGTGGGATGAGATTCTCCGGCGCCACTGGATGTTTCTCGAGACGGAGGAGAGCATAGAGAAGCTCGAGGAACGCAAGCAGCTGGAGG GCTGCCTGAAGGAGTTCCTCTGCGTGGTGCAGCACGATCGCAAGTTCTTTCTGCCGGAAACTGGGCATGTCCTGCGGAGGTCTGTGCTCGAGCTGCCCGACTTTTCGGCCCAGAACGCCATCGTAGCCTTCGAGACCATCAGCCAGTATGCCAACAATCTGTTTACGAAGCCATGGCGAAAGGAGTATCGAACTCTCAAG ACCTATTCGGGATGCTTTCAGCACGACATCCAATCCCGCCTGCTGGACGCCGAACAGCTCTTCCTGGCCATGGGCTATCGCCGGGCTGCCGAGGACACCTTCGTCCTCGAGGGTCCCATCTGTCCGGATCAGGTTACGAATGTTTCGCGCGACGCAATGGCCGCCTACGTGGAGTGCCAGATTATGAAGCACATCTACGCGGGAGTGACGGCAGCGGGATACGTCTGCACTTGGAAGGACATCCTACAGTTCCGCGAGCGTTACGTGGGTGGAACTTCCACGACCATCAAGGAGATGGTCAGGCAGCTGAGTGAGAAACGGGTACGAATGGAGCAGCCACCGATGCAGGAGAATACATATAGCAATGTGGTGAGTGCTGCTCCAACTGCCTGCGGCATGCGCAGCAACAACGTTGCCCATCATCCCAGCAGTTCCGGCACTTGTGCCCTGCATCCCAATGGGCTGAACGAGGCGGGTAAGTATCTGCCGCCTTACCCAGCGCCTCCGCCGCAGCAACCGCACCTGCCTGGTCCGCTGATGACGCATTCTCGCAGCCTGGATCACTACCAGGAACCGCAGGCCCATCTGCCTCACCGTCACTCCTTCGATCAGCAGCTCCAACAGCAGTGCCAGCTGCCGCACGTCTACGAGGCGCCCTATGACTGCTTAGATGGCCTGAGCATGGGCAGCAGTGCGTCCTACGCTGCCGTGACTGGAGCCTACAATGCACCGGGAAACCGCTATCCGCTGCCGTACAACATCTCCAGCCAGCTGAATGCCCCGTATGCGTCGCCCGCCGACTTCTATGGCAATGGACAGCACACCAACATGTACGCCACGCTGGGAAAGACGGGCCCAGCCCACAGCTGCGATTTGCACCGTCGCCAGCCGAACacttctgctgctgccgctgctgccttGGCGGCTATGCAGCACCGTCAGAGCACCTATCCGCCGGATCACCACCTCATCGACTTTGACGAGCGAGCGCATCTGACCCAGCATGACTTTGGGACGCATGACTACGATCCGCAGTATGCCGAGCTGAGAGGTCAGGTGCAGCCTAGCATGCGGGGGAATCCGGTAGCCATGTATGCCACCTACGGGGGCTACGACCTGCCCACCACGCTACCGCAAGCGCCGCCGCCGACCGGCCAGGATATGTACATCTATGCGCGGCCGGTTCCGAAGAGCAGCCGTATGCGGGCTTTGGCCGAGGCGGGTGGCATTAATTCGACTGACAAACATCCGCGATCAGCGGAAAAGCAA AGCACCATGGACAATAATCGCAAGATGCACAAGGAATTGAAGGAGCGGAATAGTCGGACTGCACCGGCCAAGAGGTCCGGCACTGAACGTGATATACCCACCACCATTTCGGACTTGAACAGTTACGACTCGGCTAGTCTGGACGGATTTGTGGCCCTGGACAGTAGTAGCTCGCCGCCTCTCATGCCCAAAGTGCAGGAGGGTGTCGGCAGTTTCGAGTCCTGGAACTATGTATTCAAGAACCTCGAGCGATCGGGCTACACAAAGGACCTGGGTGACCGCGAGGACTTGCTGGTGCAGAGCTTGGACCTAGGCTCGCTGTCCATAACGAACGGCGGTGCAGCTCCTCCGGCGGAGAAGCGCCGTGAGGCCACGAATCCCACAAACGGAGAGAAGGCGCGAACGCTAGATAAAAAATCCGGTACGGGGCGACGCGAGGCTAAGGTGGTGCAAGCTCCTGCACCCAGTCCTCTGCCCAATAGCAGCAGTGCCGGCGTTAAGAAGGTCAAGTCCGCCTTGAAGACGGCCGTCGTGGACAATCGGGGAACCGGGTCAAGGCAACGCACAGGAGCTGTGCCCAAGCAGCCGCCGAATGTGTCTCCCCAGCTGATTGTGACCAGTCCGAACGAGTGGAGCTGCAGCTTCTGCACGTTCCTCAATCCGGACACGAAGCGCATCTGCGAGATGTGCTGCCGCAGCAAGGACTTCAACCTGGAGGCCGCATCGGCGGCTTCCTCCTCGGCGGCTGCAGCTGCGGCGTCAGCGGCCAGTGTGTCGCACGCATCCTCGACCTGCGTGTAG
- the Zfrp8 gene encoding zinc finger protein RP-8, isoform B: MEIDLGFAEKSDNGAWLSNRYFPSKLGGQPAWLELEALPPTSQLQCSKCRAPKSFLAQLYAPFEDEYNFHRSIYVFLCRNSDCQEAQNASNFTVLRSQLPRKNKFFSEEEPSDVGQPLPAVPCLKKLCAACGCHAPHACSKCKAIHYCSPEHQRAHWPQHKPNCGAPEVATEKPLTQIVFPEFEIVMDSNPVESGEEDKDDEARLAEFQELESSGKTGDLSNVSEAEMDKYFGNSAAADDKTFRQFKKQTAAEPDQIVRYKRGGQPLWITNTVKTVEDQLNKLPNCIACGGERQFEFQIMPQALTLLEDENLDWGVLAVYTCAKSCPIDGYVEELLIKQDIVAEDQS, encoded by the exons ATGGAGATTGACTTGGGATTTGCGGAAAAGAGCGACAATGGCGCCTGGCTGAGCAACCGCTACTTTCCCAGCAAGCTGGGAGGCCAGCCCGCATGGCTGGAACTGGAGGCCTTGCCGCCCACGTCGCAGCTGCAGTGCAGCAAGTGCAGGGCACCCAAATCCTTCCTGGCTCAGCTATACGCTCCCTTCGAAGACGAGTACAACTTTCATCGGTCCATCTATGTGTTCCTGTGCCGGAATTCCGACTGCCAGGAGGCCCAAAATGCAAG CAATTTCACAGTCCTCAGGTCACAGTTGCCGCGAAAAAATAAGTTCTTTTCGGAGGAGGAGCCGAGCGACGTGGGTCAACCCCTG CCCGCCGTTCCCTGCCTAAAGAAACTATGCGCCGCCTGCGGTTGCCATGCTCCTCACGCCTGCAGCAAATGCAAGGCAATCCACTACTGCTCACCAGAGCATCAAAGGGCCCACTGGCCACAACACAAGCCAAACTGCGGAGCACCAGAAGTAGCCACTGAGAAGCCCTTAACACAAATCGTTTTCCCAGAATTTGAGATTGTAATGGACAGCAACCCCGTGGAGTCTGGCGAGGAGGACAAGGACGATGAGGCTCGCTTGGCGGAGTTCCAGGAGCTGGAGTCCAGCGGGAAGACGGGCGACTTGAGCAATGTTTCCGAGGCGGAGATGGACAAGTACTTCGGAAACTCGGCGGCCGCCGATGACAAGACCTTTCGTCAGTTCAAAAAGCAAACAGCAGCCGAACCCGATCAGATCGTGCGCTACAAACGTGGAGGCCAGCCCCTCTGGATCACGAATACCGTCAAAACGGTGGAGGACCAACTTAACAAGCTGCCCAATTGCATTGCTTGCGGAGGAGAGCGTCAGTTCGAATTTCAGATTATGCCGCAAGCGCTGACTCTTCTGGAGGACGAAAACCTCGACTGGGGCGTCCTGGCCGTCTACACTTGCGCCAAAAGCTGCCCCATCGACGGCTACGTGGAGGAGCTTCTCATCAAGCAGGACATTGTGGCGGAGGATCAGAGTTGA